A genomic stretch from Aedes albopictus strain Foshan chromosome 2, AalbF5, whole genome shotgun sequence includes:
- the LOC109622626 gene encoding peptidyl-prolyl cis-trans isomerase FKBP8 isoform X1 codes for MDAEKSSSSSFEDLSNINEQERAEMNSSTGQQETASKDKNEEYLDILGNGTLLKKVLKEGQGERPESKDIAVINYTGRLDDGTIVEEERDCVVQIDDVEVVQGLDMALKLMNVGEQAEVIVAARFAYGELGLKDEDHPERTVPPNEKITYTVELVSTKEETDLESKSYAARKEIGNKKRLRGNFWMKRQEYNLAIQSYRRALEYLDESEGGITNPTESGQLEPTNAELQELLEDRMKVYNNLALAQLKIAAYDAALKSVEHVLQCQPNNAKALFRKGKILDAKGDTKGAISFLQKAATIDEDDKLIQSELSKLVLKSKREARNEKDLYQKMLGHAQKLEQKSKSAPATQNRETSKLCSFFQFKLWGYLMGSILIGVAGVAIYRYNNRYF; via the exons ATGGATGCGGAGAAATCGAGTAGCAGCTCGTTTGAAGATCTTTCCAATATCAATGAACAGGAGCGGGCCgaaatgaattcctccacgggCCAGCAGGAAACGGCTTCGAAAGACAAAAATGAGGAATACTTGGACATCTTAGGCAACGGGACACTTCTGAAAAAGGTACTCAAAGAAGGTCAAGGCGAACGCCCCGAGAGCAAAGACATTGCCGTTATCAACTACACTGGCCGGCTCGATGATGGAACCATCGTGGAAGAAGAGCGAGACTGTGTGGTTCAAATCGACGATGTAGAAGTGGTGCAAGGGCTGGATATGGCTCTGAAGCTGATGAACGTTGGTGAACAGGCGGAAGTTATTGTAGCCGCAAGATTCGCATACGGAGAACTGGGCCTGAAGGATGAGGATCACCCGGAAAGAACCGTGCCCCCGAACGAGAAAATTACCTACACAGTCGAACTGGTGTCGACCAAGGAGGAAACTGACCTGGAGAGTAAATCCTATGCTGCGCGAAAGGAGATTGGCAACAAGAAACGCCTGAGGGGCAACTTTTGGATGAAACGGCAGGAGTATAATCTGGCAATCCAGAGCTACCGAAGAGCTCTGGAATACCTGGATGAGAGCGAAGGTGGTATCACAAATCCGACGGAAAGTGGCCAGTTGGAG CCAACGAACGCAGAGCTACAAGAGCTGCTGGAAGATCGCATGAAGGTTTACAACAACCTGGCTCTAGCTCAGTTGAAGATTGCTGCGTACGATGCTGCCCTGAAGTCGGTGGAACACGTCCTGCAGTGTCAGCCGAACAATGCGAAAGCCCTTTTCAGGAAAGGAAAG ATCCTTGATGCTAAAGGTGATACCAAAGGCGCTATATCGTTCCTACAAAAGGCTGCAACAATTGACGAAGACGATAAGCTGATCCAGTCT GAACTTTCCAAGCTGGTTTTGAAATCGAAACGTGAGGCGCGCAACGAGAAAGACCTGTACCAGAAGATGCTGGGGCACGCTCAGAAGCTGGAACAGAAATCCAAATCCGCACCGGCCACTCAAAATCGCGAAACTTCCAAG CTCTGCTCTTTCTTTCAGTTCAAGCTGTGGGGCTACCTCATGGGATCGATTCTAATTGGCGTCGCTGGTGTGGCCATCTATCGTTACAACAATAGGTACTTTTAG
- the LOC109622626 gene encoding peptidyl-prolyl cis-trans isomerase FKBP8 isoform X2, which produces MDAEKSSSSSFEDLSNINEQERAEMNSSTGQQETASKDKNEEYLDILGNGTLLKKVLKEGQGERPESKDIAVINYTGRLDDGTIVEEERDCVVQIDDVEVVQGLDMALKLMNVGEQAEVIVAARFAYGELGLKDEDHPERTVPPNEKITYTVELVSTKEETDLESKSYAARKEIGNKKRLRGNFWMKRQEYNLAIQSYRRALEYLDESEGGITNPTESGQLEPTNAELQELLEDRMKVYNNLALAQLKIAAYDAALKSVEHVLQCQPNNAKALFRKGKILDAKGDTKGAISFLQKAATIDEDDKLIQSELSKLVLKSKREARNEKDLYQKMLGHAQKLEQKSKSAPATQNRETSKFKLWGYLMGSILIGVAGVAIYRYNNRYF; this is translated from the exons ATGGATGCGGAGAAATCGAGTAGCAGCTCGTTTGAAGATCTTTCCAATATCAATGAACAGGAGCGGGCCgaaatgaattcctccacgggCCAGCAGGAAACGGCTTCGAAAGACAAAAATGAGGAATACTTGGACATCTTAGGCAACGGGACACTTCTGAAAAAGGTACTCAAAGAAGGTCAAGGCGAACGCCCCGAGAGCAAAGACATTGCCGTTATCAACTACACTGGCCGGCTCGATGATGGAACCATCGTGGAAGAAGAGCGAGACTGTGTGGTTCAAATCGACGATGTAGAAGTGGTGCAAGGGCTGGATATGGCTCTGAAGCTGATGAACGTTGGTGAACAGGCGGAAGTTATTGTAGCCGCAAGATTCGCATACGGAGAACTGGGCCTGAAGGATGAGGATCACCCGGAAAGAACCGTGCCCCCGAACGAGAAAATTACCTACACAGTCGAACTGGTGTCGACCAAGGAGGAAACTGACCTGGAGAGTAAATCCTATGCTGCGCGAAAGGAGATTGGCAACAAGAAACGCCTGAGGGGCAACTTTTGGATGAAACGGCAGGAGTATAATCTGGCAATCCAGAGCTACCGAAGAGCTCTGGAATACCTGGATGAGAGCGAAGGTGGTATCACAAATCCGACGGAAAGTGGCCAGTTGGAG CCAACGAACGCAGAGCTACAAGAGCTGCTGGAAGATCGCATGAAGGTTTACAACAACCTGGCTCTAGCTCAGTTGAAGATTGCTGCGTACGATGCTGCCCTGAAGTCGGTGGAACACGTCCTGCAGTGTCAGCCGAACAATGCGAAAGCCCTTTTCAGGAAAGGAAAG ATCCTTGATGCTAAAGGTGATACCAAAGGCGCTATATCGTTCCTACAAAAGGCTGCAACAATTGACGAAGACGATAAGCTGATCCAGTCT GAACTTTCCAAGCTGGTTTTGAAATCGAAACGTGAGGCGCGCAACGAGAAAGACCTGTACCAGAAGATGCTGGGGCACGCTCAGAAGCTGGAACAGAAATCCAAATCCGCACCGGCCACTCAAAATCGCGAAACTTCCAAG TTCAAGCTGTGGGGCTACCTCATGGGATCGATTCTAATTGGCGTCGCTGGTGTGGCCATCTATCGTTACAACAATAGGTACTTTTAG
- the LOC109415871 gene encoding armadillo repeat-containing protein 6 homolog has translation MAKVITQETFDDVVKENIVEFSMSVEESREETVKQFEAQGINLANIIKDLNLNADSGVPLLNEAVEWLKSNQANLAGENQEDVCKRLGTLATECKLSVPHRVLAAKLGAYEMIVEVLDKEKELNKEVISKLVAAANSIINKQPDIFSFKSLEVVSRLLKNETDKTIVCDLLRWLQKACILHEMNRQMIMEDSPTLKHLKTLVGHDESEVVKNVCALFRYLILDDDIRVEFGKAHEHARTLAVETLTDITKLLFKFKSDQDLVCDLLLTVASLTVRNEFCQVVEDAGGLKFIMDAMVEFPDSIKILRESCKLLKALAGNDSVKSHIIQNGAAPLLESALNRHKDNEPFARHALVCVATLALREKDNSKALFETGIPETIVQTMKIHPTSKVVQRNGAWSIRNMVSRSRDQCDTFISHGAEDVLNQALTDHPTIAHDVKSALRDLGCKVHLNEEWKAQSDIQIKKDD, from the exons ATGGCCAAGGTAATCACCCAGGAAACTTTTGACGATGTGGTCAAGGAAAACATTGTTGAGTTTTCGATGTCCGTGGAGGAATCTCGCGAGGAAACGGTCAAACAGTTCGAGGCTCAGGGCATAAATCTGGCCAACATTATCAAAGACTTGAACTTGAACGCGGACAGTGGTGTTCCGCTATTGAACGAAGCGGTGGAGTGGTTGAAGAGCAACCAAGCCAATTTGGCTGGCGAAAACCAGGAAGATGTCTGCAAACGGTTGGGCACGCTAGCGACGGAATGTAAATTG AGTGTTCCGCATCGTGTACTGGCAGCAAAACTGGGTGCCTATGAGATGATTGTCGAAGTCCTGGATAAGGAAAAGGAGCTCAACAAGGAAGTCATCTCGAAACTAGTTGCAGCAGCTAATTCTATCATAAATAAGCAGCCTGACATTTTCAGCTTCAAATCATTGGAAGTTGTTTCAAG GTTATTGAAAAATGAGACCGATAAAACGATCGTTTGTGATCTATTGCGGTGGTTGCAGAAGGCATGTATCCTTCATGAAATGAACCGTCAAATGATCATGGAGGATAGTCCGACATTGAAGCATCTGAAGACACTTGTCGGGCATGATGAGTCGGAAGTAGTGAAAAATGTTTGCGCACTGTTCCGGTATCTTATTCTGGATGACGATATTCGCGTAGAGTTTGGAAAAGCTCACGAACATGCTAGAACGCTGGCTGTTGAAACCCTAACAGATATCACCAAATTGCTATTCA aaTTCAAATCGGATCAAGATCTGGTGTGTGATTTGTTACTAACGGTCGCTTCGTTGACCGTGCGCAATGAATTTTGCCAAGTGGTCGAAGATGCCGGCGGTCTCAAGTTCATCATGGATGCTATGGTAGAGTTTCCCGATTCCATTAAAATCCTTAGAGAGTCATGCAAACTATTGAAAGCTCTTGCTGGTAATGATTCTGTAAAGTCACACATTATTCAGAACGGCGCAGCTCCACTGCTTGAATCGGCTCTCAATCGGCACAAAGATAACGAGCCTTTCGCTCGGCACGCTTTGGTATGCGTGGCAACCTTAGCTCTGCGAGAAAAGGATAATAGCAAAGCTCTGTTCGAGACGGGTATTCCCGAAACCATAGTTCAAACGATGAAGATTCATCCcaccagcaaagttgttcagcggaACGGCGCCTGGTCGATTAGGAACATGGTTTCACGATCGCGTGACCAGTGCGACACATTCATAAGTCATGGAGCAGAGGATGTGCTGAATCAAGCGCTGACTGATCATCCAACTATTGCTCACGACGTTAAATCGGCTCTGCGAGATTTGGGTTGCAAGGTGCATCTGAACGAAGAATGGAAGGCTCAGTCTGACATTCAAATTAAGAAGGATGATTAA